In Perca fluviatilis chromosome 11, GENO_Pfluv_1.0, whole genome shotgun sequence, the following proteins share a genomic window:
- the LOC120568896 gene encoding cell wall integrity and stress response component 4-like, which yields MQPFTTAPPITPSTTSRSTTSTLANDITTSSPTVSSAPNTTSTLMEGSATSASTVSVTTATSQTSSSSPAPADNGTTLATAGTTPTDTRTTLDTTSVTSSPADTCIVAINLKAYVLSQNGEKEDVIFEAISNFISQTLLQLNCEGCSSTIRHIKRT from the exons ATGCAAC CTTTTACCACTGCACCACCAATCACACCCAGCACAACAAGCCGCAGTACTACATCTACACTGGCGAATGACATCACAACTTCTTCACCCACTGTCTCGTCAGCACCAAATACAACATCTACACTGATGGAAGGGAGTGCAACATCAGCATCTACTGTCTCTGTTACTACAGCAACCAGCCAAACAAGCAGCAGCTCACCTGCACCAGCAGATAACGGCACAACTTTAGCTACAG CAGGAACAACACCGACAGACACCAGGACAACTCTGGATACCACTAGTGTCACATCTTCACCAGCAG ATACCTGTATAGTGGCCATTAACCTAAAAGCTTATGTATTATCCCAGAATGGGGAAAAAGAAGATGTGATTTTTGAGGCTATCTCCAAT TTTATTTCCCAGACCCTTCTCCAGCTGAACTGTGAGGGCTGCTCATCAACTATCAGACACATCAAACGCACCTGA